In Shewanella sp. VB17, a single genomic region encodes these proteins:
- the ybeY gene encoding rRNA maturation RNase YbeY, which produces MSHLCTDFKLELDLQIATDNDSLPTQENVELWVLTALKNTMTEAELTIRIVDVIESQQLNHTYRGKDKPTNVLSFPFDAPPEIDIPLLGDLVVCASVVEHEAIQQNKSLQAHWAHMIVHGCLHLLGYDHINDAEAEEMESIETQLIESLGFNNPYKEL; this is translated from the coding sequence ATGAGTCACCTTTGCACAGATTTTAAGCTAGAGCTGGATCTTCAAATAGCGACTGACAACGATAGTCTACCCACACAAGAAAACGTTGAACTTTGGGTGCTAACCGCACTCAAAAACACAATGACAGAAGCTGAATTAACAATACGTATTGTCGATGTGATAGAAAGTCAGCAGCTTAATCATACCTATAGAGGTAAGGATAAACCAACCAATGTTCTTTCATTCCCATTCGACGCCCCGCCAGAAATAGACATCCCTTTACTTGGTGATTTAGTCGTCTGTGCATCGGTTGTTGAACACGAAGCAATACAACAAAACAAGTCATTGCAAGCACATTGGGCTCACATGATTGTACATGGTTGTCTTCATCTGCTAGGGTATGATCATATTAACGATGCCGAAGCTGAAGAAATGGAGTCAATAGAGACTCAACTTATTGAAAGCTTAGGTTTTAACAATCCATACAAGGAGCTGTAA
- the corC gene encoding CNNM family magnesium/cobalt transport protein CorC (CorC(YbeX) belongs to the Cyclin M Mg2+ Exporter (CNNM) family, and was characterized as belonging to a set of three proteins, at least one of which must be present for CorA to function.) has translation MSDDIPPSTSAQKKSWLEKVSQLFQGDPQSRDDLVEVIHDAELREVISEDTREMIKGVLEVSDLRVRDIMIPRAQIVALQIDDSVTELLSTVIGTSHSRFPVINEDKDHIEGILLAKDLLPYGFKNNDEPFSLGQVIRPAVVVPESKRVEVLLKEFRSQRYHMAIVVDEYGGVSGLVTIEDILEEIVGEIEDEFDHDSSEETEVRKVSSFVYMIKALMPIEDFNNAFNTQFSDEEFDTVGGLVSHAFGHLPERNEKVIIDDIEFTVINADTRRLLQLRVKLPDPNTEEKSA, from the coding sequence ATGAGTGATGATATCCCACCGAGTACCAGCGCCCAGAAAAAGAGCTGGTTAGAGAAAGTAAGTCAGTTGTTTCAGGGCGACCCCCAAAGTCGCGATGATCTTGTTGAAGTGATCCACGATGCAGAACTGCGTGAAGTGATATCCGAAGATACACGAGAGATGATTAAAGGCGTCTTAGAAGTATCAGATCTACGAGTTAGGGACATTATGATCCCCAGAGCGCAGATTGTGGCGCTGCAAATAGATGATTCAGTAACTGAACTACTCTCTACTGTCATAGGAACTTCCCATTCTCGTTTCCCTGTGATTAACGAAGATAAAGATCACATTGAAGGTATTTTACTTGCAAAAGACTTACTCCCATATGGGTTTAAAAACAATGATGAGCCTTTCTCACTAGGGCAAGTTATCCGGCCGGCCGTCGTGGTACCTGAAAGTAAGCGAGTAGAAGTACTTCTCAAAGAATTCCGTTCCCAAAGATATCATATGGCAATCGTCGTCGATGAATATGGTGGAGTCTCTGGACTGGTCACCATTGAAGATATTCTCGAAGAAATTGTGGGTGAAATCGAAGATGAATTTGATCATGACTCCTCAGAAGAAACTGAAGTACGTAAAGTCAGTAGCTTTGTTTATATGATCAAAGCGTTAATGCCAATTGAAGACTTTAATAATGCCTTCAATACCCAATTTAGTGACGAAGAGTTCGATACAGTTGGCGGTTTAGTCTCTCATGCCTTTGGACACCTACCAGAGCGTAATGAGAAGGTGATTATCGATGACATTGAATTTACAGTTATTAATGCAGATACACGTCGATTGCTGCAACTTAGAGTTAAGCTCCCCGATCCTAATACCGAAGAGAAAAGCGCATAG
- a CDS encoding methyl-accepting chemotaxis protein has product MRFVHKIVIAVSLILTLSLGSLSTYQYIKIKGQLEEQVTSSVAELAGSMTSNIEAVMFEKANLTAYAASLLQADFSDEHFLDILNQPVIKQHFILAGMGLDTGHFVGNDPAWDPGSSYDPRKRMWYQEAQKQGKQLFTEPYADATTGDILVSVSAPLFENGQFKGALFTDVSLESLAKISNEAHLFDAGYAFIVGKKGNFIAHPDVTQNGQSMSKFFGEALDTTTAFNEVTIDGRVHIVNFSPLSGLDWTLGIVLNESIIFAAASELRNDAILYSLLSLVMATLLISGIISRLMKPLETLNKAMADVSTGDGDLTRRLSTDSDVEFATLASNFNSFAVKLQEIIQKVKAIGGEVNVSSESMLLGASSATKAMGLQTQEVEMLATAMHEMAMTASEVAQNAQGAATAVQEADNAVTDGTKAVLETTESIEHLSVQIEKAVVAVKELEADTVSIESILSVINEIAGQTNLLALNAAIEAARAGESGRGFAVVADEVRSLAARTQESTSEIKEKIEKLQSGVACVVSVMAESRNTTVTTVEKAKTANDTLNDIRRSIEEITDMNLQIAGAAKEQSHVAEEMNKNTTNIRDFSQEVAENAEQSRISASVQLEHVKEQEGLLNQFIV; this is encoded by the coding sequence ATGCGATTTGTTCATAAAATAGTGATTGCAGTGAGTTTGATTTTAACTTTATCTCTAGGTTCATTATCGACTTATCAATATATTAAAATTAAAGGTCAATTAGAAGAACAAGTCACGAGTAGTGTGGCTGAGCTTGCTGGTTCAATGACAAGTAACATTGAAGCAGTGATGTTTGAAAAAGCGAATCTAACGGCTTATGCGGCGTCTTTATTACAGGCAGATTTTTCTGATGAGCACTTCTTAGATATTCTAAATCAACCTGTGATAAAGCAACATTTTATCTTAGCTGGAATGGGTCTTGATACCGGTCATTTTGTTGGCAATGATCCAGCTTGGGATCCAGGTTCTAGTTATGATCCGCGTAAAAGAATGTGGTATCAAGAAGCTCAAAAACAAGGCAAGCAATTATTTACTGAGCCTTATGCGGATGCAACTACTGGAGATATCTTGGTATCTGTTTCTGCTCCATTATTTGAAAATGGCCAATTTAAAGGGGCATTGTTTACTGATGTGAGTCTGGAAAGTTTGGCTAAAATTAGTAATGAAGCTCATTTGTTTGATGCTGGTTATGCCTTTATTGTTGGTAAAAAAGGTAATTTTATTGCTCATCCTGATGTCACACAAAATGGGCAATCGATGAGTAAATTTTTTGGTGAAGCATTAGACACTACAACAGCATTTAATGAAGTCACAATCGATGGACGAGTGCATATTGTAAACTTTAGTCCGCTGTCAGGCTTAGATTGGACTTTAGGCATCGTGTTGAATGAAAGTATCATATTTGCTGCCGCAAGTGAGTTAAGAAATGATGCGATTTTGTATTCACTGTTGTCTTTGGTGATGGCAACCCTGCTTATCAGTGGGATCATTAGTCGTTTGATGAAACCCTTGGAAACGTTAAATAAAGCGATGGCAGATGTTTCAACAGGAGATGGGGATCTTACTCGAAGATTGAGTACAGACTCCGATGTAGAATTTGCTACTCTAGCGAGTAATTTTAATAGTTTTGCTGTCAAGCTTCAGGAAATCATTCAAAAAGTTAAAGCGATCGGTGGAGAAGTGAATGTAAGCTCTGAGAGTATGCTTTTGGGGGCTAGTTCAGCGACAAAAGCAATGGGGCTTCAGACACAAGAAGTAGAGATGCTCGCAACGGCTATGCATGAGATGGCAATGACGGCTTCAGAAGTAGCACAGAATGCTCAAGGTGCAGCCACTGCGGTACAAGAAGCTGATAATGCCGTGACAGACGGCACTAAAGCAGTATTAGAAACCACAGAGTCAATTGAACATCTGTCTGTACAGATAGAGAAAGCAGTTGTTGCCGTTAAAGAGCTTGAAGCCGATACGGTTAGTATAGAGTCAATATTAAGTGTGATTAATGAGATTGCAGGTCAAACGAATCTGTTAGCACTTAATGCAGCGATTGAGGCTGCAAGAGCTGGAGAGTCTGGTAGAGGATTTGCAGTTGTTGCAGATGAAGTTCGTAGTTTGGCTGCACGTACTCAAGAGTCAACTTCAGAGATAAAAGAGAAAATAGAGAAGCTACAATCTGGGGTTGCTTGTGTGGTGAGTGTGATGGCTGAAAGTCGGAATACGACAGTGACAACAGTTGAAAAGGCTAAGACTGCAAATGATACGTTAAATGATATCCGTAGAAGTATTGAAGAAATCACCGATATGAATCTACAAATTGCTGGTGCAGCGAAAGAGCAAAGCCATGTAGCTGAAGAGATGAATAAGAATACCACTAATATTAGGGATTTTTCTCAGGAGGTTGCTGAGAATGCAGAGCAGTCAAGAATTTCTGCCAGTGTACAACTTGAACATGTCAAAGAGCAGGAAGGTTTGTTGAATCAATTTATTGTCTAA
- a CDS encoding DUF808 domain-containing protein, producing the protein MAGASLLTLLDDIATILDDVALMSKVAARKTAGVIGDDLALNAQQVAGVSADRELPVVWAVALGSLRNKCILVPAALLISAIIPQAVMPLLMFGGLFLCFEGFEKLHHSYVQKGIKQVDEGQDIILVVDDLAAYEKEKIQGAIRTDFVLSAEIIAITLGIVADASFLIQVFTLSFIALVMTIGVYGLVAGIVKLDDLGLYLNRREGGGLLTRFGRWFGACLVNTAPYLMKGLTVVGTVAMFMVGGGILTHGLHAVSELFIDVASLVAGLAVVGPVLSFITPSLLNALFGVIAGALALVCVSVIHKVRSK; encoded by the coding sequence ATGGCTGGAGCGAGCTTACTGACATTGCTGGATGATATTGCGACTATTTTAGATGATGTTGCTTTGATGAGTAAGGTTGCGGCGCGAAAGACGGCTGGAGTAATAGGTGATGACCTAGCGCTTAACGCGCAGCAAGTTGCTGGTGTTAGTGCCGACAGAGAGCTGCCGGTAGTATGGGCTGTTGCCCTAGGCTCGTTGAGGAATAAATGTATTTTAGTGCCAGCAGCGTTGCTTATTAGTGCGATTATTCCTCAAGCTGTTATGCCTCTGCTTATGTTTGGTGGACTATTTCTTTGCTTTGAAGGCTTTGAGAAGCTCCACCATAGTTATGTCCAAAAGGGCATAAAGCAAGTTGATGAGGGGCAAGATATTATTCTAGTCGTTGATGATTTAGCTGCTTATGAAAAGGAAAAAATTCAAGGTGCGATCCGTACTGATTTTGTCTTGTCAGCTGAGATCATCGCGATCACTCTGGGTATTGTGGCTGATGCTAGTTTTCTGATTCAAGTATTCACTTTGTCTTTCATTGCGTTAGTGATGACGATTGGCGTCTACGGTTTAGTGGCTGGAATAGTTAAATTGGATGATCTGGGCTTATATCTAAACAGAAGAGAGGGTGGGGGCTTATTGACTCGATTTGGACGTTGGTTTGGCGCCTGTTTAGTCAATACTGCTCCTTATCTGATGAAAGGGCTGACTGTGGTTGGTACTGTGGCTATGTTTATGGTTGGTGGTGGCATTTTAACGCATGGTTTGCATGCGGTGAGTGAGCTGTTTATTGATGTCGCTAGTTTAGTGGCAGGGCTAGCCGTTGTTGGACCTGTACTTTCCTTCATTACTCCTAGTCTGCTTAATGCATTATTTGGCGTTATTGCTGGTGCGTTGGCATTGGTGTGTGTGTCGGTGATCCATAAAGTACGCAGTAAATAG
- a CDS encoding FAD-dependent monooxygenase has protein sequence MIGAATAIGLAQLGLNVAVIEAFQPKAYSDKQAIDIRVSAVSVASENLLDRLGALTPLTQMRRAVYLGLETWEIDGVMAQFHADQIGMTHLGHIVENRLIQLALWQQFEAFDNIELLCPITVERFSRRDKAVQLHLHDGRCIEAALLVGADGANSQVRQWAGIGSTGWDYAQSAMLINIKTTQYHDVTWQQFTANGPRSLLPLPGNNASLVWYDDASRIAQLSQMNNQALAEQIKQHFPARLARDFEVLQQGSFSLSRRHAQSYYADNLVILGDAAHTINPLAGQGVNIGFKDVDALISMVASKICQGESWWEEEALASYEKSRYKDNQLMMTAMDVFYAGFSNEILPLKLIRNVALKVANINSPIKKQVLKYAMGLK, from the coding sequence ATGATTGGCGCAGCTACAGCTATTGGTTTAGCGCAGTTAGGGTTAAATGTTGCTGTTATCGAAGCATTTCAGCCCAAGGCTTATAGTGATAAGCAAGCAATCGATATTCGCGTTTCGGCAGTGAGTGTAGCGTCGGAAAATTTACTGGATCGTCTCGGAGCCTTAACACCGCTAACTCAGATGAGAAGAGCGGTATATTTAGGCTTGGAAACGTGGGAAATAGATGGTGTTATGGCCCAATTTCATGCTGATCAAATCGGCATGACTCATCTTGGTCATATCGTTGAGAATCGCCTCATTCAGTTGGCGCTTTGGCAACAATTTGAGGCTTTTGATAATATCGAATTATTATGCCCTATTACGGTTGAACGTTTTAGTCGTAGAGATAAAGCCGTTCAACTTCATCTTCATGATGGACGTTGCATAGAGGCGGCGTTACTCGTAGGGGCTGATGGAGCTAACTCACAAGTTAGACAGTGGGCAGGGATTGGATCAACAGGTTGGGATTACGCCCAATCTGCCATGCTAATCAACATTAAAACAACTCAATATCACGATGTCACTTGGCAGCAATTTACCGCAAATGGACCTCGTTCATTATTACCATTACCGGGCAATAATGCCTCTTTAGTTTGGTATGATGATGCGAGTCGAATTGCACAACTTTCTCAAATGAATAATCAGGCACTAGCCGAACAAATCAAACAACATTTTCCAGCTAGATTAGCTAGGGACTTTGAGGTGTTGCAACAGGGCAGTTTTTCACTTAGTCGACGCCATGCACAGTCTTATTACGCCGATAATCTGGTGATCTTAGGCGATGCAGCCCATACAATTAACCCATTGGCTGGCCAAGGCGTTAATATTGGCTTTAAAGATGTTGATGCCTTAATTTCCATGGTTGCGTCTAAGATTTGTCAAGGTGAGTCTTGGTGGGAAGAGGAAGCTTTGGCTTCATATGAAAAAAGCCGTTATAAAGATAACCAACTAATGATGACGGCAATGGATGTATTCTACGCAGGGTTTAGTAATGAAATTTTGCCATTGAAGTTAATACGAAATGTGGCCCTAAAAGTAGCAAATATTAACTCTCCCATTAAAAAACAAGTGCTTAAGTATGCTATGGGGCTTAAATAA
- the lnt gene encoding apolipoprotein N-acyltransferase gives MLNKLRAFAHCPKIRLILAYLAGASTALSFAPYSIWPVYLIAMASALHISRILSPKESATFWLSFGFGCFSVGISWVHVSIDKFGGLPLVASIGLMAILAFYLALYPALAGYLLQKLSPKTAFTRNILLFPALWTLTEWARGWVLTGFPWLWAGYSQTEGPIKDIASVIGGLGLSYLIAMLAGALALCLQKRWYSLAVLVPLLAIGTYLSPLLSTVEPKGGTIKVTLVQGNISQSMKWQPETLWPTMLKYMDLSRPEFTDTDIFIWPESAIPAPESIVADFLDNTKKVAILNNTAIITGIISKQQDDFYNSLIVLGEDDTSEQSLTDGSIENSNKYNKHHLLPIGEYVPFESLLRPIAPFFNLPMSSFSRGEYQQTNLTVIGHKIAPAICFEIAFPEQLRANVNADTELLLTVSNDAWFGHSNGPLQHMEIAQMRSIELGRPLVRATNNGVTAVVDERGNITHQLPQFQSGVLMAEIPLMKGATAFSKWGQWPILIWSSFLLILFFYRYFTKQ, from the coding sequence ATGCTGAATAAACTTCGGGCATTTGCCCATTGTCCTAAAATACGTCTGATACTGGCATACCTTGCAGGTGCCAGTACTGCACTGTCTTTTGCTCCCTATTCAATATGGCCAGTCTATTTGATCGCCATGGCATCTGCCCTGCATATAAGCAGAATATTATCGCCAAAAGAAAGTGCTACTTTTTGGCTGAGTTTTGGTTTTGGCTGTTTCTCAGTGGGAATAAGCTGGGTCCATGTCAGTATCGACAAATTTGGTGGACTTCCACTCGTCGCTTCCATAGGATTAATGGCTATTCTGGCTTTTTATCTGGCACTTTACCCAGCATTAGCTGGTTATTTATTACAAAAGCTATCACCCAAAACTGCGTTTACAAGAAATATTCTTCTTTTTCCAGCACTATGGACACTTACTGAATGGGCAAGAGGCTGGGTTCTAACTGGATTTCCTTGGTTATGGGCGGGTTACTCTCAAACAGAAGGGCCGATAAAGGATATTGCCAGTGTTATCGGGGGGCTGGGGCTGAGTTATCTTATCGCAATGCTAGCAGGTGCCTTGGCACTGTGTTTACAAAAACGCTGGTACAGCCTAGCTGTTTTAGTGCCTCTTTTAGCCATTGGAACTTACCTAAGTCCTCTGCTCTCAACTGTTGAGCCTAAAGGTGGAACAATTAAAGTCACCTTAGTACAAGGTAACATTTCACAAAGCATGAAATGGCAACCAGAAACATTGTGGCCTACGATGCTTAAATATATGGATCTCTCTCGTCCAGAATTTACTGATACCGATATATTTATTTGGCCGGAATCTGCGATCCCAGCTCCTGAATCTATCGTGGCAGATTTTCTTGATAATACCAAAAAAGTCGCAATCCTAAACAATACAGCCATCATTACAGGCATCATTAGTAAACAACAAGATGACTTTTATAACTCACTGATTGTACTTGGAGAGGATGACACATCAGAACAAAGCTTAACTGATGGTTCAATAGAAAATAGCAATAAATACAACAAACACCACTTGTTACCTATTGGTGAATACGTTCCTTTTGAATCCTTACTCAGACCCATAGCCCCATTTTTTAATCTCCCCATGTCATCCTTTAGCAGAGGCGAATATCAACAAACAAACTTAACTGTCATTGGTCACAAAATTGCCCCAGCCATCTGTTTTGAAATTGCATTCCCTGAACAATTAAGAGCAAACGTTAATGCAGATACAGAACTCCTTCTCACTGTATCTAATGACGCGTGGTTTGGTCATTCGAACGGACCATTACAGCATATGGAGATAGCCCAAATGCGTTCAATTGAGCTAGGTCGCCCGTTAGTCAGGGCAACCAATAACGGCGTAACTGCTGTAGTCGATGAACGTGGAAATATTACTCATCAACTACCACAGTTTCAGTCTGGTGTTCTCATGGCTGAGATCCCATTAATGAAAGGTGCGACAGCGTTTTCTAAATGGGGACAATGGCCAATCCTGATATGGTCATCATTCTTGCTTATCCTATTCTTTTATAGATATTTCACAAAGCAATAA
- a CDS encoding phosphoribosyltransferase, translated as MSDKRYITAQELLEDSFRLAAQVYESGFRPQFIVGIWRGGAPIGIAVQEYFDFKKVETDHIAVRTSSYYGIGTDKQNKQIKVHGLHYIVENANADDGLLIVDDVFDSGRSIHALKENLSDLMRLNMPKDIRIACPYYKPKNTAVALKPDYSIHESDEWLVFPHEVSGLTPDEIAEGKGDLKNIQALFLQGK; from the coding sequence ATGTCAGATAAACGATATATTACAGCTCAAGAGCTACTTGAGGATTCATTTCGCTTAGCAGCACAAGTATATGAGAGCGGTTTTCGTCCACAGTTTATTGTTGGTATTTGGCGTGGTGGTGCTCCAATTGGTATCGCAGTTCAAGAATATTTTGATTTCAAAAAGGTTGAAACCGATCATATTGCGGTGCGTACTTCGTCTTACTACGGCATTGGTACAGATAAGCAAAATAAGCAGATCAAAGTACACGGTTTACATTATATTGTTGAGAACGCTAATGCTGATGATGGTTTATTAATTGTTGATGATGTTTTCGATTCAGGTCGTAGTATTCATGCGCTTAAAGAAAATTTGAGTGATTTAATGCGATTAAATATGCCTAAAGATATTCGTATTGCTTGCCCTTATTACAAGCCTAAAAATACTGCAGTGGCGCTAAAGCCTGACTACAGTATCCATGAGTCTGATGAGTGGCTGGTTTTCCCTCATGAAGTTTCGGGGCTAACTCCTGATGAAATTGCTGAAGGTAAAGGGGATCTAAAAAACATTCAAGCGCTTTTTCTTCAAGGTAAATAG
- the miaB gene encoding tRNA (N6-isopentenyl adenosine(37)-C2)-methylthiotransferase MiaB, protein MSKKLHIKTWGCQMNEYDSSKMADLMDEYKGYTLTDDPAEADILLLNTCSIREKAQEKVFHQLGRWKKLKDKKPNLIIGVGGCVASQEGQVIKDRAQCVDLIFGPQTLHRLPEMIDQIKHGGKAVIDISFPEIEKFDRLPEPRADGPSSFVSIMEGCSKYCSFCVVPYTRGEEVSRPLDDIILEIAQLAEQGVREVNLLGQNVNAYRGTTHDDDICTFAELLRYVAAIDGIDRLRFTTSHPIEFTQDIIDVYEDTPELVSFLHLPVQSGSDRILTQMKRGHMAIEYKSIIRRLRKARPDIQVSSDFIIGFPGESKQDFADTMKLIEDIQFDHSFSFIYSARPGTPASDLPDDVSLDEKKERLAILQDRITQQAMRYSRQMLGTVQRILVEGPSVKNPMELRGRTENSRVVNFEADPRHIGSFVDVEIVDVYTNSLRGIFICGEDEMALRRSLQPSDIVAKHKKDDEIGVTQYIP, encoded by the coding sequence ATGAGTAAAAAACTCCATATTAAAACTTGGGGCTGTCAGATGAATGAGTATGACTCATCAAAGATGGCCGATCTAATGGATGAGTATAAAGGATATACGCTAACAGACGATCCTGCAGAGGCCGACATTCTCTTGCTAAATACCTGTTCTATTCGTGAAAAGGCTCAGGAAAAAGTGTTCCATCAACTTGGGCGCTGGAAAAAATTAAAAGACAAAAAACCAAATCTCATTATTGGAGTAGGCGGTTGTGTTGCTTCACAAGAAGGTCAAGTCATTAAAGATCGCGCCCAATGCGTAGATTTAATTTTCGGCCCTCAAACATTACACCGTTTACCTGAGATGATTGATCAAATCAAACATGGGGGCAAAGCCGTTATCGACATCAGTTTCCCTGAAATTGAAAAATTCGATCGCCTACCTGAACCACGTGCTGATGGTCCAAGTTCATTTGTTTCTATCATGGAAGGATGCAGTAAATATTGTTCTTTTTGTGTTGTACCTTACACTCGTGGTGAAGAAGTCAGTCGTCCACTAGACGACATTATTCTTGAAATCGCGCAACTTGCAGAACAAGGTGTACGTGAGGTCAATCTATTAGGCCAAAATGTTAATGCTTATCGTGGTACAACCCATGACGATGACATCTGTACCTTTGCAGAGCTGCTTCGTTATGTTGCTGCGATCGATGGGATCGACAGATTACGCTTTACCACCAGCCACCCAATTGAGTTTACGCAAGATATTATTGATGTTTATGAAGACACGCCTGAACTCGTTAGTTTTCTTCATTTACCGGTACAATCAGGTTCTGATAGAATTCTAACTCAGATGAAACGTGGTCACATGGCTATCGAATATAAATCTATTATTCGTCGCCTGCGCAAAGCACGCCCAGACATACAAGTCAGCTCTGATTTTATCATAGGTTTCCCCGGCGAATCTAAGCAAGATTTTGCAGACACAATGAAATTAATCGAAGATATTCAGTTCGATCATAGCTTCAGCTTCATTTACAGCGCACGTCCAGGCACACCGGCATCAGATCTACCTGATGATGTGAGCCTCGATGAAAAAAAAGAACGTTTAGCTATTTTACAAGACAGGATCACCCAGCAAGCCATGCGTTATAGTCGCCAAATGTTAGGCACTGTTCAGCGTATTTTAGTCGAAGGACCTTCGGTCAAAAACCCCATGGAACTTAGAGGACGTACTGAAAATAGTCGCGTTGTTAATTTCGAAGCCGATCCTAGACATATAGGCAGCTTTGTTGACGTAGAGATTGTCGATGTATATACCAACTCGCTACGAGGTATCTTTATTTGTGGCGAAGATGAAATGGCACTTCGTCGTTCCCTGCAACCTTCGGATATTGTTGCAAAACATAAAAAAGATGATGAAATAGGTGTTACTCAGTATATTCCTTAA
- the pth gene encoding aminoacyl-tRNA hydrolase yields MSNIKLIVGLANPGEKYAYTRHNAGAWYVQELARVCSATLTADSKYYGLTARVTLHGKDVRLLIPSTFMNLSGKSVGAMANFFGIEADEILVAHDELDMEPGIAKFKLGGGHGGHNGLRDIIASLANDKGFYRLRIGIGHPGDKNQVSNYVLGKAPAVEQTAIETIIDEAVRSTEVLFNDSMAKAMNRLHSYKI; encoded by the coding sequence ATGAGTAACATAAAACTGATAGTTGGACTTGCAAATCCAGGTGAAAAGTATGCATACACTCGGCACAATGCTGGTGCATGGTACGTACAAGAGTTGGCTAGAGTGTGCAGCGCGACGTTAACCGCTGATAGTAAATACTACGGCTTAACGGCTAGAGTGACTTTACATGGAAAAGACGTGCGTTTGCTTATACCGTCAACATTTATGAATTTAAGTGGTAAATCTGTCGGGGCGATGGCTAACTTTTTCGGTATCGAAGCTGATGAAATTTTAGTTGCTCATGACGAATTGGATATGGAGCCTGGTATTGCCAAGTTTAAACTTGGAGGTGGACATGGTGGCCATAATGGTTTGCGGGATATCATCGCTAGCTTGGCAAATGACAAAGGATTTTACCGACTTCGTATTGGTATCGGTCATCCAGGTGATAAAAATCAAGTCAGTAACTATGTTTTGGGTAAAGCGCCAGCAGTAGAGCAGACAGCGATTGAAACCATTATTGATGAGGCAGTGAGATCAACAGAAGTGCTATTTAATGATAGTATGGCTAAGGCCATGAACCGACTGCATTCCTATAAGATTTAA
- a CDS encoding PhoH family protein, with the protein MSNKLTTLTLYLEPADTRRLLSLCGPYDDNIKQLERRMGVEISYRNNHFQIVGEPKICLSVNNLLKTLYVETQSLKGSTPDLEPERVHLAIQEAVNHEVELPKNDKDLYIKTKRGVIKPRNPNQNHYVTNIINHDISFGIGPAGTGKTYLAVAAAVDALERQQVRRILLTRPAVEAGEKLGFLPGDLSQKVDPYLRPLYDALFEMLGFEKVEHLIERNIIEVAPLAYMRGRTLNDAFIILDESQNTTVEQMKMFLTRIGFNSHAVITGDITQIDLPKHQKSGLCHAIEVLSEIEEISFNFFQAKDVVRHPIVGKIVEAYEKYEQRAQIVNPKHDNQQKRQETAEK; encoded by the coding sequence TTGTCTAACAAGCTAACCACGCTTACTTTGTACCTTGAGCCTGCTGATACTCGACGTTTATTATCTCTGTGCGGACCTTACGATGACAACATTAAACAATTAGAACGCCGAATGGGTGTTGAAATTAGCTATAGAAATAATCATTTTCAAATTGTAGGTGAGCCAAAAATCTGCTTAAGCGTAAATAATTTACTTAAAACGCTTTATGTCGAAACTCAATCTCTCAAAGGCAGTACACCTGATCTAGAACCTGAACGTGTACACCTTGCGATTCAAGAGGCGGTAAACCATGAGGTTGAATTACCGAAAAATGATAAAGATCTCTATATAAAAACAAAGCGAGGTGTCATTAAACCTCGTAATCCAAACCAAAACCATTATGTTACCAATATTATCAACCATGACATCAGTTTTGGTATAGGGCCTGCGGGAACAGGAAAAACATATCTAGCAGTGGCTGCTGCAGTCGATGCATTAGAGCGCCAACAAGTACGCCGTATATTGCTAACTCGTCCCGCAGTTGAAGCCGGAGAAAAGCTTGGTTTTTTACCAGGCGATCTCAGCCAAAAGGTAGATCCTTATCTGCGTCCATTATATGATGCACTGTTTGAAATGCTAGGATTTGAAAAAGTTGAGCACTTAATAGAGCGTAATATAATCGAAGTGGCCCCACTGGCATATATGCGCGGCCGCACGCTCAATGACGCATTTATTATTCTCGATGAAAGTCAAAATACAACCGTAGAACAAATGAAAATGTTTTTAACTCGCATTGGTTTTAATTCTCATGCAGTGATCACGGGTGATATCACTCAAATAGATTTGCCTAAACATCAAAAATCAGGACTATGCCACGCTATCGAAGTATTAAGTGAAATCGAAGAGATCAGTTTTAATTTTTTTCAAGCAAAAGATGTCGTTCGTCATCCCATTGTCGGCAAAATAGTTGAAGCTTATGAAAAATATGAACAGCGTGCTCAAATAGTTAACCCTAAGCATGATAATCAACAAAAACGACAGGAAACAGCAGAAAAATGA